One genomic region from Pirellulales bacterium encodes:
- a CDS encoding aminotransferase class III-fold pyridoxal phosphate-dependent enzyme, with protein sequence MAQSFESALAGVIEHRGEEQSNSVRRRAAAVEPVALRTYTPTLTVIERSAGSYHWTPEGRMLADFSSGVLVANLGHNPAGWWRRVIEYLGMWDFKQSGEFFPAVPLTAYNAITELDTRASERLIALLQSQPGGGRCEQVMWAASGSEAIQKALWTALDRRPGSDIILATRHGFHGKKGLAGAVTGCETDPERDPRVRFIGFPREECENIERRRQPLGLAPYIADLVACRKEFGERIACLITEPYLGGGGSYHPQKEYLQLLERFCRDNDIIFILDEVQANFGRTGSLFAFTEYGVEPDLVVLGKGLGNGVPVSAAVGRADLFAAMHYGEGSDTWSANPLSSAAVLATLDEFEGRDIIGHAQELSAVIEEGLSRLCELPCVANVRGEGVVWGVECATVGQYSAAQVAVAAVEACYRGDDAGLAIHLLGPLAGKVLRVSPPLVMPLDEARTYFHAMYSIFAALAGRLQSR encoded by the coding sequence ATGGCCCAATCTTTTGAATCCGCGCTGGCTGGAGTGATCGAACATCGCGGTGAAGAGCAATCGAACTCGGTGCGGCGCCGTGCCGCGGCGGTCGAGCCGGTGGCACTGCGAACTTATACGCCGACGTTGACCGTCATCGAGCGCAGTGCCGGATCGTATCACTGGACGCCCGAGGGGCGGATGCTGGCCGACTTCAGCTCGGGCGTGCTGGTGGCGAATCTCGGCCACAATCCGGCCGGCTGGTGGCGACGCGTTATCGAATACTTGGGCATGTGGGACTTCAAACAGTCGGGCGAGTTTTTTCCGGCTGTTCCGCTGACGGCATACAACGCCATCACAGAACTTGATACCCGTGCCAGTGAACGGCTGATTGCACTGTTGCAAAGCCAGCCTGGTGGTGGGCGCTGCGAACAAGTGATGTGGGCGGCCAGCGGCAGCGAGGCGATTCAAAAGGCGTTGTGGACCGCGCTCGATCGCCGGCCTGGCAGCGACATTATCCTGGCCACGCGGCATGGGTTTCATGGCAAGAAAGGATTGGCCGGCGCCGTGACAGGCTGCGAGACCGATCCCGAGCGCGATCCACGCGTGCGCTTCATCGGCTTCCCGCGCGAAGAGTGCGAAAACATCGAGCGGCGCCGACAGCCGCTCGGTCTGGCGCCGTATATTGCGGACCTGGTGGCGTGCCGGAAGGAATTCGGCGAGCGGATCGCGTGCTTGATTACCGAGCCATATCTCGGCGGAGGCGGTTCGTATCATCCGCAGAAGGAATATCTGCAGTTGCTCGAGCGCTTCTGCCGCGACAACGACATTATCTTCATTCTGGATGAGGTGCAGGCCAATTTCGGCCGCACTGGATCGCTGTTCGCGTTTACCGAGTATGGCGTCGAGCCGGATCTGGTGGTGCTGGGCAAAGGGCTAGGAAATGGCGTGCCGGTGAGCGCCGCGGTAGGGCGTGCCGACTTGTTCGCGGCGATGCATTACGGCGAAGGTTCCGATACCTGGAGCGCGAATCCACTGTCGAGTGCCGCGGTGCTGGCTACACTCGACGAGTTCGAAGGCCGCGACATCATCGGTCATGCGCAAGAACTGTCGGCGGTGATCGAAGAGGGGCTGTCACGGCTGTGCGAACTGCCGTGCGTGGCCAACGTGCGTGGCGAAGGTGTGGTGTGGGGCGTTGAATGCGCCACGGTCGGGCAGTATTCGGCCGCGCAGGTGGCAGTTGCCGCGGTCGAAGCCTGCTATCGCGGCGACGATGCCGGATTGGCCATCCATCTGCTGGGGCCATTGGCCGGCAAGGTGCTGCGCGTCAGCCCA
- a CDS encoding Gfo/Idh/MocA family oxidoreductase, with translation MTPRPTAPIPRHELRVGMVGLGMIFDETYRPFFESAARAGLYDPAFGVCDVRLAAVASRTGSRAAALAKSAGNSLGSFASFKEPNSIGQLLAADVDVVCVATPDDRHFAAVKAALSAGKHVLVEKPSVLTLAELDELERLAIEHQVLAKVVYHKLLDPDHKKLRTLVADGELQHVNNGYCTLLEPKSISGGQFTEWISGRNPGTYVAVHYIKLIDFTFGGRLKSIACTGQRGLVGPADGPTWDSTQLRLIYTYDDGREAAFDIHTSWVTPDNFPGYVEQEVQFRFDNGVWNAHSRKRGVECTVEGRTPLARKITMNNHYNGTFLEPWQERSQRGYGIEVLERFVREVATVEFAGPAEARDERLQAARTLAYNDLSADRQTVAAVQGMEAILARHAAGEPNCVVEVDHPQGGLVLLRPGKSELEVLYEGRVN, from the coding sequence ATGACGCCGCGCCCCACCGCTCCGATTCCTCGTCACGAACTGCGCGTCGGCATGGTCGGGCTGGGAATGATTTTCGACGAGACTTATCGGCCGTTTTTCGAGTCCGCGGCACGGGCCGGGCTGTACGACCCAGCGTTCGGCGTATGTGACGTCCGCTTAGCGGCGGTGGCCAGCCGCACGGGGAGCCGCGCGGCGGCACTGGCGAAATCGGCTGGCAACTCGCTGGGCAGCTTTGCAAGTTTCAAAGAACCTAACTCGATCGGCCAGTTGCTGGCTGCGGACGTCGACGTGGTCTGCGTTGCCACGCCCGATGATCGTCACTTCGCGGCAGTTAAGGCGGCGCTTTCGGCCGGCAAGCACGTGCTCGTCGAGAAGCCCTCGGTGCTGACGCTGGCCGAGCTCGACGAGCTTGAGCGTCTGGCGATTGAGCATCAGGTGCTGGCGAAGGTGGTGTATCACAAGCTACTCGACCCCGATCATAAGAAGCTGCGCACTTTAGTCGCGGATGGCGAGTTACAGCACGTGAACAACGGCTATTGCACGTTGCTGGAACCGAAGAGCATCTCGGGCGGACAGTTCACCGAGTGGATTAGCGGGCGCAACCCGGGCACGTATGTGGCCGTGCATTACATCAAGTTGATCGATTTCACCTTCGGTGGACGATTGAAGAGCATTGCCTGCACGGGGCAACGCGGGCTGGTCGGGCCGGCCGACGGTCCGACGTGGGACTCGACGCAGTTGCGGTTGATCTACACCTACGACGATGGTCGCGAAGCGGCGTTCGATATCCATACCAGTTGGGTTACGCCAGATAACTTTCCGGGCTATGTCGAACAGGAAGTGCAATTCCGCTTCGACAATGGCGTGTGGAACGCGCATAGCCGTAAGCGTGGCGTGGAATGCACCGTTGAAGGTCGGACGCCGCTCGCGCGCAAGATCACGATGAACAACCATTACAACGGAACGTTCCTCGAACCGTGGCAAGAGCGGTCGCAGCGCGGTTACGGCATCGAAGTGCTGGAACGCTTTGTGCGCGAAGTGGCGACGGTCGAGTTCGCCGGGCCGGCTGAGGCACGCGACGAGCGACTGCAAGCCGCGCGAACGTTGGCGTACAATGACCTGTCTGCTGATCGACAAACCGTGGCCGCGGTGCAGGGCATGGAGGCGATTCTCGCCCGACATGCCGCCGGCGAACCGAATTGCGTGGTCGAGGTCGATCATCCGCAGGGCGGGCTGGTGCTCTTGCGACCTGGAAAAAGCGAGCTCGAGGTGCTGTATGAGGGGCGCGTGAATTAG
- a CDS encoding TIM barrel protein: MSNQDGPRVILSAFADEAANQKTAVQQFSALAALGLQYYSIRFIDAGSGIKNVMKLTLKEIQQIRHLEDEYGLNVASLGSPIGKVKLLDEEDGTKNAYVPFKKYLEKDVKKACELAHAFETKLIRGFSFYPPKGSDPKKHLPQAIDQLGQIAETCHRSDLTFGLEIEANLVGQTGQLMAEIHRKVNHPAMMLIFDAANILCQGYTTIDTYEQYLAMKPAIGWMHIKDYRHPRTPSRQGHVDEDALKNFVPVEQGQGTHELILRDFRDSLPKLTQQLRRRGIPGVFLDMEPHIKGGGQFGGFSGPDGMGVALRSLCRTLDFAKIDYHIRDFDDIRAARGF; encoded by the coding sequence ATGAGCAATCAAGACGGGCCCCGCGTCATCCTAAGCGCTTTCGCTGACGAAGCGGCCAATCAAAAGACAGCCGTCCAGCAGTTTTCGGCGCTCGCCGCATTGGGGCTGCAATATTACAGCATCCGCTTCATCGACGCCGGCAGCGGCATCAAGAACGTCATGAAGCTAACGCTCAAAGAGATTCAACAGATTCGTCATCTCGAAGACGAATACGGGCTGAACGTGGCGTCGCTCGGCTCTCCGATCGGCAAGGTCAAGCTGCTCGACGAGGAAGACGGTACGAAGAACGCATACGTGCCGTTCAAGAAGTACCTCGAGAAGGACGTCAAGAAAGCGTGCGAGCTGGCACACGCCTTCGAAACGAAGCTGATCCGCGGCTTCTCGTTTTATCCTCCCAAGGGTTCGGACCCCAAAAAGCATCTTCCGCAAGCCATCGATCAACTCGGCCAGATCGCCGAAACGTGCCACCGCTCGGACCTGACTTTCGGACTCGAAATCGAGGCGAACCTGGTCGGTCAAACCGGACAACTCATGGCCGAGATTCACCGCAAGGTGAATCACCCAGCAATGATGCTGATCTTCGACGCCGCGAATATCCTCTGCCAGGGATACACGACCATCGACACCTACGAACAATACCTGGCAATGAAGCCGGCCATCGGCTGGATGCACATCAAAGATTATCGCCACCCGCGCACTCCGTCGCGGCAGGGACATGTCGATGAAGATGCGCTTAAGAATTTCGTTCCCGTCGAACAGGGACAGGGGACGCATGAGCTGATCTTGCGTGATTTCCGCGACTCGCTCCCCAAGCTCACGCAGCAACTTCGTCGCCGCGGCATTCCAGGTGTGTTCCTCGACATGGAACCGCACATCAAAGGGGGCGGCCAATTCGGCGGCTTCAGTGGGCCGGACGGCATGGGTGTGGCATTGCGCAGCCTGTGCCGCACGCTCGATTTCGCCAAGATCGACTACCACATTCGCGATTTCGACGACATCCGCGCCGCACGCGGGTTTTAA